Proteins encoded together in one Pontiella desulfatans window:
- a CDS encoding 7-carboxy-7-deazaguanine synthase QueE: MKTYLSEIFSSIQGEGPYVGERHLFVRFCECHRACIYCDTITERTETVLIEMEPGSGKFEQIPNPLAIDQVMELVRKIDGKKTNKRISLTGGAPLLQANYLQELLPQLCGDDHNIYLETAGDLPQQLKTIIEWIDVVAMDIKLSSVTREKNTFPAHWQFLKTCRDFDVEVFTKLVLSAETHEGELMEAVKGIKKAGGADTLVVIQPMSKARKTDAVPSGAQLLRWQDKVSGVLPNVRVIPQTHKMLEML; this comes from the coding sequence ATGAAAACCTATCTTTCCGAAATATTCAGTTCCATTCAGGGTGAAGGCCCCTATGTCGGCGAGCGCCATCTTTTTGTCCGCTTCTGCGAGTGCCATCGCGCATGCATCTATTGCGACACCATTACCGAACGCACCGAGACCGTGCTGATTGAAATGGAGCCGGGGTCTGGCAAATTCGAACAGATCCCCAATCCGCTGGCCATCGACCAGGTGATGGAACTGGTTCGGAAGATCGATGGCAAAAAGACCAACAAGCGCATTTCCCTCACTGGCGGCGCCCCGTTGTTGCAGGCCAACTACCTGCAAGAGTTGCTTCCGCAGCTCTGCGGCGACGACCACAACATCTATCTCGAAACCGCCGGCGATCTCCCGCAGCAGTTGAAAACAATCATCGAATGGATCGATGTGGTGGCCATGGATATCAAGCTTTCCAGCGTGACCCGCGAAAAAAACACCTTCCCTGCGCACTGGCAATTCCTGAAAACCTGCCGCGATTTCGACGTCGAGGTGTTCACCAAGCTGGTGCTCTCCGCCGAAACCCACGAAGGCGAACTGATGGAGGCGGTCAAAGGCATCAAGAAGGCCGGGGGCGCGGATACGCTGGTCGTCATCCAGCCCATGTCGAAAGCCCGGAAAACCGACGCGGTTCCAAGTGGTGCCCAGTTGTTGCGTTGGCAGGA
- a CDS encoding HAD-IA family hydrolase, producing MEPQLLIFDLDGTLIDSRADLAAGINHMRCHYGLAPLPLETVSGYVGNGVRKLVERSLQGAEVDVDEALAINKAYYAGHLVVHTYLYDGVADGIAELVKAGHKVALLTNKPGEPSRRILEHFGLADRFTSIIGGGDVPNLKPEPDGILACMEAAGMDAATVWMVGDNYTDLAVAENAGVKNAYVRYGFGEERGYKADAYFASFSELVGYFV from the coding sequence GTGGAACCACAGCTTTTGATTTTTGATTTGGATGGAACCTTGATCGATTCCCGCGCCGACCTGGCGGCGGGGATCAACCATATGCGATGCCACTATGGATTGGCTCCCTTGCCTCTTGAAACCGTCAGCGGATATGTCGGCAACGGTGTGCGGAAACTGGTGGAGCGATCGTTGCAGGGCGCGGAGGTGGATGTTGACGAAGCGCTGGCGATCAACAAGGCCTACTATGCCGGGCATTTGGTGGTTCATACCTATCTCTACGACGGCGTCGCCGACGGAATTGCCGAGCTGGTGAAGGCGGGCCACAAGGTGGCGCTGCTCACCAACAAGCCCGGCGAACCGAGTCGCAGGATTCTCGAACATTTTGGGTTGGCGGACCGCTTCACCTCGATTATCGGTGGCGGGGATGTGCCTAACCTCAAGCCGGAACCCGACGGAATCCTTGCCTGCATGGAAGCGGCCGGCATGGATGCGGCCACGGTTTGGATGGTGGGCGACAACTATACCGACTTGGCGGTGGCCGAAAACGCCGGGGTGAAGAATGCCTATGTCCGGTATGGGTTCGGGGAAGAGCGGGGGTATAAAGCGGACGCATATTTTGCTTCGTTTTCGGAGTTGGTCGGGTACTTTGTCTGA
- a CDS encoding HAD family hydrolase — protein MKLWDYDAFILDLDGTLIDSGKYHAQAFSDAVLAHSGYSLKPDEHHEFFGKHSTWYAETLNERYGLSLDPAKVLEYKRGRVQEIFRAELFSGAREFLELWHRKKPMALATNSPFSFVKPALEEADVLKFFDCITTGSDVVNRKPDPEIIEVTAQKLRVDPLKTLVFEDQLIGIEAARAAGARVVAVDNNQPVNYPVDVAVHTWRELLKLSEMQ, from the coding sequence ATGAAGCTATGGGACTATGATGCATTTATCTTGGACTTGGACGGCACCCTGATCGACTCGGGGAAATACCATGCGCAGGCGTTTTCCGATGCCGTGCTGGCCCATAGCGGCTATTCCTTGAAGCCGGACGAGCATCACGAATTCTTCGGCAAGCATAGCACGTGGTACGCCGAAACCCTCAACGAGCGATACGGTCTGAGCTTGGATCCAGCCAAAGTGCTGGAATACAAGCGCGGGCGGGTGCAGGAAATCTTCAGGGCCGAACTCTTTTCCGGCGCGCGCGAGTTCCTCGAGTTGTGGCATCGGAAAAAGCCAATGGCCCTGGCGACCAACTCGCCGTTCAGTTTTGTTAAGCCGGCCCTCGAAGAGGCCGACGTGCTGAAATTTTTCGACTGCATCACCACGGGAAGCGATGTCGTCAACCGCAAGCCCGATCCCGAGATTATCGAGGTCACTGCGCAAAAGCTGCGGGTTGATCCCCTCAAGACGCTGGTGTTTGAAGACCAGTTGATCGGAATCGAGGCCGCCCGCGCCGCCGGCGCAAGGGTGGTGGCGGTCGATAACAACCAACCCGTCAACTATCCGGTGGATGTCGCCGTGCACACCTGGCGCGAGCTACTCAAATTATCGGAGATGCAATAG
- a CDS encoding glycosyltransferase family 9 protein — protein sequence MRILIVKTSSLGDLFHALPAVHLLKQAYGAEIDWVVNSGYAGLVDCFSDVRKVIPFPRQSLFSSFGNFRNALREETYDLVVDFQGLLKSAMVCRMAKRSKGARILGTSGQREGARFFYSTVVGKKNKNRHAVEENLDVLRFLGKPEEPLEFPIRFPVVDFPCLEKHPVVVFAPCSRHEAKNWPSERFVELGEHLDAQIVLVGSPDDTETCTRIENALPEGSATNLCGKTSLLELGGVLQRADLVVTVDSGPMHMASAAGTPCLAIFGPTDPMRVGPYGGQHRVLRNSLVKNYSKQDLESIKMVETIEVVKNAREMLNHEAMGL from the coding sequence ATGCGGATCCTGATCGTCAAAACCAGTTCGCTGGGGGATCTGTTCCACGCCTTGCCGGCGGTGCATCTGCTGAAGCAGGCCTATGGAGCGGAGATCGATTGGGTGGTGAACTCGGGATATGCCGGTTTGGTGGACTGTTTTTCCGATGTGCGGAAGGTGATTCCCTTTCCACGCCAAAGCCTCTTCTCCAGTTTTGGGAATTTCCGCAACGCACTCCGGGAAGAGACCTATGATCTGGTTGTGGATTTCCAGGGCCTGCTGAAGAGCGCCATGGTCTGCCGGATGGCCAAGCGCTCGAAAGGCGCCCGGATCCTTGGCACGTCGGGCCAGCGCGAAGGAGCGCGTTTTTTCTATTCCACCGTCGTCGGGAAAAAAAACAAGAACCGGCATGCGGTCGAGGAAAATCTCGATGTGCTCCGTTTTCTGGGTAAGCCGGAGGAACCGCTTGAGTTCCCGATCCGCTTTCCGGTGGTCGATTTCCCCTGCCTGGAAAAGCATCCGGTGGTGGTGTTCGCACCCTGCTCCCGGCACGAGGCGAAAAACTGGCCGTCGGAACGGTTTGTTGAACTCGGCGAGCATCTCGATGCCCAGATTGTCTTGGTTGGTTCCCCGGACGATACCGAAACCTGCACGAGGATTGAAAACGCCCTCCCGGAGGGATCGGCCACCAATCTGTGCGGCAAGACGTCGTTGCTGGAGCTGGGGGGCGTTTTGCAACGGGCCGATCTGGTGGTAACCGTCGATTCGGGGCCGATGCACATGGCTTCGGCGGCGGGGACGCCGTGCCTGGCGATCTTCGGCCCGACCGATCCGATGCGGGTGGGGCCTTATGGCGGGCAGCACCGGGTGTTGAGGAATTCCTTGGTGAAAAACTATTCCAAGCAGGACTTGGAGAGTATTAAAATGGTGGAAACAATCGAAGTTGTAAAAAATGCTAGGGAGATGCTGAACCATGAAGCTATGGGACTATGA
- the argF gene encoding ornithine carbamoyltransferase, which translates to MEHLISLKEWSPEKIRDVLDLARDVKTNPANYQDAMARKTLLMIFEKPSLRTRLSFEAGMTQMGGHAIYYHTGNSPMGSGKESISDSIKTASRFVDVIMARLFKHDDLLEMAEYATVPVINALTDDSHPCQILADLQAIEEKKGKLAGLKLAYLGDGFNNVTHSLMFGGTKMGMHVSVGSPAGEDYSPRADVVADCAAFSAGSGGSVFVTDDPVEAIKDADVVYTDSWMSYHIPKDQEAARIAKFMPYQVNSGLMAHAKPDAIFMNCLPAIRGCEQTAEVIDGPQSIVFDEAENRLHAQKAVILTLCGAA; encoded by the coding sequence ATGGAACATTTGATTTCACTGAAGGAATGGAGCCCGGAGAAGATCCGGGACGTATTGGATTTGGCGCGGGATGTGAAAACCAACCCGGCCAACTACCAGGATGCCATGGCGCGCAAGACGTTGCTGATGATTTTCGAAAAACCCAGCCTGCGAACGCGCCTTTCGTTCGAGGCCGGCATGACCCAGATGGGCGGCCACGCCATCTACTACCACACCGGCAACTCACCGATGGGCAGCGGCAAGGAGAGCATCAGCGACTCCATCAAGACCGCTTCGCGTTTCGTCGATGTCATCATGGCGCGCCTGTTCAAGCACGACGATCTGTTGGAGATGGCTGAGTATGCCACGGTTCCGGTGATCAACGCGCTGACCGACGACAGCCATCCCTGCCAGATTCTCGCCGACCTTCAGGCGATCGAAGAAAAGAAGGGAAAGCTGGCGGGGCTCAAGCTGGCCTATCTCGGCGACGGGTTCAACAACGTGACGCACTCGCTGATGTTCGGCGGAACCAAGATGGGCATGCATGTGAGCGTTGGCTCCCCGGCGGGCGAGGACTATTCGCCGCGCGCCGACGTCGTGGCCGACTGCGCGGCATTTTCCGCCGGCTCCGGAGGTTCCGTATTCGTGACCGACGATCCGGTGGAGGCCATCAAGGATGCCGACGTGGTCTACACCGATTCCTGGATGAGCTACCATATTCCGAAGGATCAGGAAGCGGCGCGGATCGCCAAGTTCATGCCCTACCAGGTGAACAGCGGGCTGATGGCGCACGCCAAGCCGGATGCCATCTTCATGAACTGCCTGCCGGCCATCCGCGGCTGCGAGCAGACCGCGGAGGTGATCGACGGTCCGCAGTCGATTGTGTTCGACGAGGCCGAAAACCGTCTCCACGCCCAAAAGGCTGTAATTCTCACCCTTTGCGGCGCGGCCTAG
- the pyrB gene encoding aspartate carbamoyltransferase: MDTDKKLSGISWKDFKALPLTEKGGYFQSEPPHTLIAQQFTRTKLEELCTLATRIKRINKRREGANFLKTLLSDKRAMLYFAQPSSRTYLSHNAACQILGLDTMDVRDTKTSSEVKGESPEDTIRTFSSYADMIIMRHPVGGFAERVAWMLAHTGREIPVLNAGSGSDQHPTQALLDIYTLERSFEKIGGVDGKHVVFVGDLMRGRTVRSLAWMLTLYKDVTLYFVAPEQLQIGQDILHLLDQAGTRYVVTQDFAGIMPIADAIYMTRIQDEWDAEGESSTIDTSGFSIGAEHMDIIKDTCVILHPLPRRKEISTDIDNDPRAVYWRQMRNGMWIRAALILTTFGRQDEVNRYYDDYKPGT; this comes from the coding sequence ATGGATACGGATAAAAAACTAAGCGGCATCTCATGGAAGGATTTCAAGGCTCTTCCGCTAACGGAGAAGGGGGGCTATTTCCAGTCGGAACCACCGCATACGCTGATCGCGCAGCAGTTCACCCGCACCAAGTTGGAGGAACTTTGCACATTGGCCACGCGCATTAAACGCATCAACAAACGCCGCGAGGGGGCAAACTTCCTGAAGACCCTGCTGTCGGATAAGCGGGCGATGCTCTATTTCGCGCAACCTTCTTCGCGCACCTACCTTTCGCATAACGCCGCGTGCCAGATTCTCGGCCTCGATACGATGGACGTGCGCGACACGAAGACCTCGAGCGAGGTGAAAGGCGAGTCGCCGGAGGATACGATCCGGACCTTCAGCTCCTATGCCGACATGATCATCATGCGCCATCCGGTCGGCGGCTTTGCCGAACGTGTGGCCTGGATGCTCGCGCATACCGGCCGCGAGATTCCCGTGCTGAATGCCGGTTCCGGGTCGGATCAGCACCCGACGCAGGCCTTGCTGGACATCTATACGCTCGAACGCAGTTTCGAGAAGATCGGTGGAGTGGATGGAAAGCACGTGGTTTTCGTGGGCGACCTGATGCGGGGCCGGACGGTGCGCTCGCTGGCCTGGATGCTGACGCTCTACAAGGATGTGACGCTCTATTTCGTGGCTCCGGAACAATTGCAGATTGGCCAGGATATCCTGCATCTGCTGGACCAGGCCGGAACCCGGTATGTTGTGACGCAGGATTTCGCCGGGATCATGCCGATCGCGGATGCCATCTACATGACCCGCATCCAGGACGAATGGGACGCCGAAGGCGAAAGCAGCACGATCGATACTTCGGGTTTCAGTATCGGCGCCGAGCACATGGACATCATCAAGGATACCTGTGTGATCCTGCATCCGTTGCCGCGCCGCAAGGAAATCAGCACCGATATCGACAACGACCCGCGCGCGGTCTACTGGCGCCAGATGCGCAACGGCATGTGGATCCGCGCCGCCCTGATCCTAACGACTTTCGGCCGGCAGGATGAGGTGAACCGATATTACGACGACTACAAACCGGGAACGTGA
- the mfd gene encoding transcription-repair coupling factor: protein MAVEENKTSTPGVDPAVLKRFTGKHARVVDAPICAQALLCRDIFQILKQNVLWIAADVREMERLHESLRTLVEDTAGAPSIPPQDIHLFQPMEKDPAVFGEHLKLVQYLTPPGPHGKSHDRDIFRGVRFIIVTCPQALEQEVPLAGESELAVQTLRVGEEHHPQTLTGWMSDAGYEFGVEVYSQGEAALRGGILDCWPPGSPRPVRIEFFGDEIDSIRYFDDQTQCSIEKIDSVQLPQMDFGFAGEDSCPITDLLPENTLIVNPDAAEDLAQRRNGTHEASLAATRLERSGQAINTRFDFYDTGLVSVSYDTHPKEAEQARRRFVDQRCADASADWSVHFYFETRGTLNRFRELYEELEGFDALQLHHGVLHESAIDHGRKFLIVTESDFYAYHTNRNAHARNAKRFHKQQERVSEAADIQPGDFVVHVEHGVGKYLGLVETSFSGKSMEVLCIEYAKGEKVYLPVTQAHLLTRYKGMGKNAPKPHTLGGRKWKNDKAGAEEAVQDFASQLLLTQAERQAKRGYRFSKDTAMQAEFEAAFPYTETPDQLSSSDELKRDMEKLRPMDRLLCGDVGFGKTEVAMRAAFKAVMDGMQVAVLVPTTILAQQHYDTFAERMAAFPIRIDMVSRFRSRAEQNKTLVQTLEGEVDILIGTHRILSKDVNFKNLGLVIIDEEQRFGVTAKEHLKELRKQVDVITMSATPIPRTLYMSLTGVRDLSTIKTAPQERQPVDTNVIPYDEEIITEAIRAELHRDGQVFYLHNRVKTIHLVETRLMTLVPEARIAVAHGQMGETELSQIMHAFVEGRFDVLLCTTIIESGVDIPNCNTLIVENAERFGLSDLYQLRGRVGRSNHKAFAFLMLSPGGDMIDAARDRMNAIKRYTGLGSGFRLALRDLELRGAGNMLGAKQSGHISAVGFDLYCQLLKRTIAILQGKKPPPLMDVTVKIDFLDLSPKTGTAANGAYIPYDYIEDENLRLRLYQRMSALATKQEITLMKREIKDRFGRLPQEVHRLMLIAELRIVAADHGLKSVIVRKRQVMLSEDKQYRTFGGMHPRLEEDTTTPMLKELIELIKR, encoded by the coding sequence ATGGCAGTCGAAGAGAACAAAACAAGCACCCCCGGGGTCGATCCGGCGGTGCTTAAAAGGTTTACCGGGAAACATGCGCGGGTGGTGGACGCCCCCATCTGCGCGCAAGCCCTGCTCTGCCGGGATATCTTCCAGATCCTCAAACAAAACGTGCTATGGATTGCCGCCGATGTCCGCGAAATGGAACGCCTCCACGAATCGCTGCGCACGCTTGTGGAAGATACCGCAGGCGCCCCGTCGATCCCGCCGCAAGACATCCACCTCTTCCAACCCATGGAAAAGGATCCCGCCGTCTTCGGGGAACACCTCAAACTTGTCCAATACCTCACCCCTCCCGGACCCCACGGAAAAAGTCACGATCGTGACATTTTCCGTGGGGTCCGGTTTATCATCGTCACCTGCCCGCAGGCGCTGGAGCAGGAGGTTCCGCTCGCGGGGGAATCCGAACTGGCGGTTCAAACGCTTAGGGTCGGGGAGGAACATCATCCTCAAACCCTGACCGGTTGGATGTCGGATGCCGGCTATGAATTTGGCGTGGAAGTCTACTCCCAGGGAGAGGCCGCGCTGCGCGGCGGCATTCTCGACTGCTGGCCCCCCGGCTCCCCCCGCCCCGTGCGTATCGAGTTCTTCGGCGACGAAATCGACTCCATCCGCTATTTCGATGACCAGACCCAATGCTCCATAGAGAAGATCGATTCCGTCCAGCTCCCGCAAATGGACTTTGGCTTTGCCGGCGAAGACTCCTGCCCAATTACCGACCTTCTCCCCGAAAACACCCTGATCGTTAATCCAGATGCGGCGGAAGATCTCGCCCAAAGGCGCAACGGCACCCATGAAGCGAGCCTGGCGGCTACTCGGCTTGAGCGAAGCGGGCAAGCAATAAATACCCGCTTTGATTTTTACGATACCGGACTCGTATCGGTTTCCTATGACACGCATCCGAAAGAGGCCGAACAGGCCCGCCGCCGGTTCGTGGATCAGCGCTGTGCCGATGCTTCCGCCGATTGGAGCGTGCATTTCTATTTTGAAACCCGGGGCACCCTGAACCGGTTCAGGGAGCTTTATGAAGAGCTGGAGGGGTTCGATGCGCTGCAACTGCACCACGGCGTACTGCACGAGAGCGCCATCGACCACGGCCGGAAATTCCTGATCGTCACCGAATCCGACTTCTATGCCTACCACACCAACCGCAACGCCCACGCCCGGAACGCCAAACGATTCCACAAGCAACAGGAACGCGTTTCCGAAGCGGCCGACATCCAGCCCGGCGATTTCGTGGTGCACGTCGAGCACGGCGTCGGCAAATATCTCGGCCTTGTCGAGACGTCCTTCAGCGGCAAAAGCATGGAAGTGCTTTGCATCGAATATGCCAAGGGCGAAAAGGTTTATCTCCCCGTCACGCAGGCGCACCTGCTCACCCGCTATAAAGGCATGGGCAAGAATGCGCCCAAGCCGCACACCCTCGGCGGACGGAAGTGGAAAAACGACAAGGCAGGGGCCGAGGAAGCCGTTCAGGATTTCGCCTCCCAGTTGCTGCTGACCCAGGCCGAACGCCAGGCGAAACGCGGCTACCGCTTCTCCAAGGATACCGCCATGCAGGCCGAATTCGAAGCGGCCTTCCCCTACACCGAAACGCCGGACCAGCTCTCTTCGTCCGATGAACTGAAACGCGACATGGAAAAACTGCGGCCGATGGACCGCCTGCTCTGCGGCGATGTTGGCTTCGGCAAAACCGAGGTCGCGATGCGCGCCGCCTTCAAGGCGGTGATGGATGGCATGCAGGTGGCGGTGCTCGTTCCAACCACGATATTGGCGCAGCAGCACTACGACACGTTTGCCGAACGCATGGCCGCCTTTCCCATCCGGATCGACATGGTCAGCCGCTTCCGCAGCCGCGCCGAGCAAAACAAGACGCTCGTCCAAACCCTCGAAGGCGAGGTCGACATCCTCATCGGCACCCACCGCATCCTCTCCAAGGATGTAAACTTTAAGAACCTCGGGCTCGTCATCATCGACGAAGAGCAGCGCTTCGGCGTCACCGCCAAGGAGCACCTCAAAGAGCTGCGCAAACAGGTGGACGTCATCACCATGTCGGCCACGCCGATTCCCCGGACGCTCTACATGAGCCTGACCGGGGTTCGCGACCTGAGCACCATCAAGACCGCCCCGCAGGAACGGCAGCCGGTCGATACCAACGTGATTCCCTACGACGAGGAGATTATTACCGAAGCCATCCGCGCCGAGCTGCACCGCGACGGGCAGGTGTTCTACCTGCACAACCGCGTCAAAACCATCCATCTCGTCGAAACCCGGCTGATGACGCTGGTGCCCGAAGCCCGCATCGCCGTTGCCCACGGACAGATGGGCGAAACGGAACTCTCGCAGATTATGCACGCCTTCGTTGAAGGCCGGTTCGATGTCCTGCTCTGCACCACCATCATTGAAAGCGGTGTCGACATACCCAACTGCAACACGCTGATTGTCGAAAACGCCGAGCGCTTCGGACTGTCCGATCTCTACCAGCTGCGCGGACGGGTCGGGCGCTCCAACCACAAGGCCTTCGCCTTCCTGATGCTCTCGCCCGGCGGCGACATGATCGATGCCGCGCGCGACCGCATGAACGCCATCAAGCGCTACACCGGCCTCGGCTCCGGTTTCCGCCTGGCCCTGCGCGACCTCGAGCTGCGCGGTGCCGGCAACATGCTCGGGGCCAAGCAGAGCGGCCACATTTCCGCCGTCGGGTTCGACCTCTATTGCCAGCTGCTCAAGCGCACCATCGCCATTTTGCAGGGCAAGAAGCCACCGCCGCTCATGGACGTGACCGTCAAGATCGACTTTCTCGACCTCTCCCCGAAAACCGGGACCGCGGCAAACGGAGCGTACATCCCCTACGACTATATCGAGGACGAAAACCTGCGCCTGCGCCTCTACCAGCGCATGTCGGCCCTGGCCACCAAGCAGGAAATCACCCTGATGAAGCGCGAGATCAAAGACCGCTTCGGGAGGCTGCCGCAGGAAGTCCACCGCCTCATGCTCATCGCCGAGCTACGCATCGTCGCTGCCGACCATGGGCTTAAATCCGTCATCGTCCGCAAGCGGCAAGTCATGCTCTCGGAAGACAAGCAATACCGCACCTTTGGCGGCATGCACCCGCGCCTGGAAGAAGACACAACCACCCCGATGCTGAAGGAACTGATCGAGCTAATCAAGAGGTAG
- a CDS encoding REP-associated tyrosine transposase — protein MLPERKTLPHGIPSWVEDGAEYFITINTQPKGKNQLCTNEVADVLYRSLIFYQERGDLWLHLLVLMPDHLHAIMSFNRDVGMLKSIKEFKKYTARMLGVSWQCDFFDHRLRKDESYIEKAHYIRMNPVRAGLCVQPEDWPYVWENRPG, from the coding sequence ATGTTGCCGGAACGCAAAACACTGCCGCATGGAATTCCTTCCTGGGTTGAGGATGGCGCGGAATATTTCATCACGATCAATACGCAACCAAAGGGTAAAAACCAGCTTTGCACCAACGAGGTTGCCGATGTTCTCTATCGGTCGCTTATATTCTATCAAGAACGCGGCGATCTCTGGTTGCACCTGCTCGTTCTCATGCCTGATCACTTGCATGCCATCATGAGCTTTAACCGTGATGTTGGAATGCTGAAGAGCATCAAGGAATTCAAGAAGTATACGGCGAGGATGTTGGGTGTTTCATGGCAATGCGATTTCTTCGACCATCGGTTGCGCAAGGATGAAAGCTACATCGAAAAGGCCCATTACATCCGCATGAATCCGGTTCGGGCGGGGTTGTGTGTTCAACCCGAAGATTGGCCCTACGTTTGGGAGAATCGCCCAGGGTAG
- a CDS encoding C13 family peptidase, translating into MRRIGLFRISTGVRMGMLLVCWSIGSGGNPLSEPDSMGKEPRSLQTPERFRENLKQMETASVRGKENKYAVLVNADKNNRLHGTNISKAYKAFKAAGFSDSDIIILNHLNPRSDMSPDRPYPTTTSNHEMFKDTLTALSRIVDYNDLLFVYCTGHGKRVGGAITLAFRDQTMSAMEYCQLLEKISALTIVSVMDQCYSGGFSSAIENSYAPIISITDTDEKHATYCQHFAEQFWSSFSRIDCSSTGTLTNSLEAIFSEALIVHKDKLKQTPARTRGKITYSKGMGW; encoded by the coding sequence TTGCGTAGGATTGGTTTATTCAGGATTTCCACGGGCGTGCGCATGGGCATGCTGTTGGTCTGTTGGAGCATTGGCTCCGGAGGGAATCCCTTGAGCGAACCGGATTCCATGGGCAAGGAGCCGCGTTCCCTGCAAACGCCGGAGCGGTTTCGTGAAAACCTGAAACAAATGGAAACCGCTTCCGTTCGGGGCAAGGAGAACAAATATGCCGTTCTCGTGAATGCCGACAAAAACAACCGCCTGCACGGAACAAATATCAGCAAGGCCTACAAGGCGTTTAAGGCCGCGGGCTTTTCCGATTCCGACATTATTATTCTCAATCATCTAAACCCGCGTTCCGATATGAGCCCTGACAGGCCATATCCAACCACCACTTCGAATCATGAAATGTTCAAGGACACGTTGACGGCTCTTTCCCGGATTGTTGATTACAACGATCTCCTCTTTGTCTACTGCACAGGCCACGGCAAGCGGGTCGGGGGAGCGATCACGTTGGCTTTCCGAGATCAAACAATGTCGGCCATGGAATATTGCCAGCTACTGGAAAAGATCAGCGCCTTAACGATCGTGAGTGTGATGGATCAGTGTTACTCCGGCGGTTTTTCAAGTGCCATCGAAAATTCCTATGCACCGATCATCTCGATCACGGACACCGATGAAAAGCATGCGACGTATTGCCAACATTTTGCCGAACAATTCTGGAGTTCGTTTTCCCGGATCGATTGTTCCTCAACCGGAACCCTCACCAATTCACTCGAAGCCATTTTTTCGGAAGCATTGATCGTCCATAAGGACAAGCTCAAGCAAACGCCTGCCCGAACCCGCGGAAAAATCACCTATTCAAAAGGGATGGGGTGGTAG